From Streptomyces cyaneogriseus subsp. noncyanogenus, the proteins below share one genomic window:
- a CDS encoding tetratricopeptide repeat protein, with translation MQPRNMSMSGVVDLAAVKAAQEAKAKAEQARAQAARQGGGTGAVSPADLVIDVDEAGFESDVLQRSTEVPVVIDFWAEWCQPCKQLSPVLERLAVEYNGRFLLAKIDVDANQLLMQQFGVQGIPAVFAVVAGQALPLFQGAAGEAQIRQTLDQLVQVAEERFGLTGLTVDPEAEPGGGPAAPARPAGPHDAVLEAAVRALDAGDLGGAIQAYKNVLSDDPGNMEAKLGLAQAELLQRVQGLDPQVVRKEAAEKPGDVQAQTAAADLDLAGGHVEDAFGRLIETVQRTAGDDRNAVRVRLLELFEVVGAEDPRVIAARRALARALF, from the coding sequence ATGCAGCCACGGAACATGTCCATGAGCGGAGTCGTCGACCTCGCCGCGGTGAAGGCGGCCCAGGAGGCCAAGGCGAAGGCGGAGCAGGCGCGCGCCCAAGCGGCCCGGCAGGGCGGCGGCACGGGAGCAGTCTCCCCGGCCGATCTCGTCATCGACGTCGACGAGGCCGGGTTCGAGAGCGACGTCCTCCAGCGGTCCACCGAGGTCCCGGTCGTCATCGACTTCTGGGCCGAGTGGTGCCAGCCCTGCAAGCAGCTCAGCCCCGTGCTGGAGCGGCTCGCCGTCGAGTACAACGGGCGCTTCCTCCTCGCCAAGATCGACGTCGACGCCAACCAGCTGCTGATGCAGCAGTTCGGTGTCCAGGGAATCCCGGCCGTGTTCGCGGTGGTCGCCGGCCAGGCGCTGCCGCTCTTCCAGGGCGCCGCCGGCGAGGCACAGATCCGGCAGACCCTGGACCAGCTGGTGCAGGTCGCCGAGGAGCGCTTCGGCCTGACCGGCCTCACCGTCGACCCGGAGGCCGAGCCGGGCGGTGGCCCGGCCGCGCCCGCGCGTCCCGCCGGTCCGCACGACGCCGTCCTGGAGGCCGCCGTGCGGGCGCTGGACGCGGGCGACCTGGGCGGCGCCATCCAGGCGTACAAGAACGTGCTGAGCGACGACCCGGGCAACATGGAGGCCAAGCTGGGCCTCGCCCAGGCCGAGTTGCTCCAGCGGGTGCAGGGCCTGGACCCGCAGGTGGTGCGCAAGGAGGCGGCCGAGAAGCCCGGCGACGTGCAGGCGCAGACCGCCGCCGCCGACCTCGACCTCGCGGGCGGGCACGTGGAGGATGCCTTCGGGCGCCTCATCGAGACGGTGCAGCGCACCGCCGGCGACGACCGGAACGCCGTACGCGTACGGCTCCTGGAGCTGTTCGAGGTCGTCGGCGCCGAGGATCCGCGGGTGATCGCGGCGCGCAGGGCGCTGGCGCGCGCCCTTTTCTGA
- a CDS encoding DUF6230 family protein yields the protein MESQVRGGTRWKRFAVVMVPSVAATAVIGVALAQGALAASFSVSGQSFKVTAKALYGEGFSQYGAVDEGYTLTGEKVAHPVAVSAFETARIEKMCQSVVTPKVPFIGNVTLRLTAGDSPDEKRQVHAENLYIDVENLEADATFEDIDIGVAAGDMKNGPGPGMKSDEITKGRANPYGFGQQARRATLTDVKQTAWATTAGTFKLSGLKMSLSQGINECY from the coding sequence ATGGAGTCCCAGGTGCGTGGCGGGACCAGATGGAAGCGGTTCGCGGTGGTGATGGTGCCCAGCGTGGCCGCCACGGCCGTGATAGGCGTCGCCCTGGCGCAGGGCGCTCTCGCCGCGTCGTTCAGCGTGTCGGGGCAGTCGTTCAAGGTGACGGCCAAGGCGCTCTACGGTGAGGGCTTTTCGCAGTACGGAGCTGTCGACGAGGGCTACACCCTCACCGGTGAGAAGGTCGCCCACCCCGTGGCGGTTTCCGCGTTCGAAACCGCTCGTATCGAGAAGATGTGCCAGTCGGTTGTCACGCCGAAGGTTCCGTTCATCGGCAATGTCACCCTGCGGCTGACGGCGGGTGACAGCCCCGACGAGAAGCGGCAGGTCCACGCCGAAAACCTCTACATCGACGTCGAGAACCTCGAGGCGGATGCCACCTTCGAGGATATCGACATCGGTGTTGCGGCCGGTGACATGAAGAACGGCCCCGGCCCCGGCATGAAGAGCGACGAAATCACGAAGGGCCGGGCCAACCCGTACGGCTTCGGCCAGCAGGCCAGGCGGGCCACGCTGACCGACGTGAAGCAGACGGCGTGGGCGACCACCGCCGGAACCTTCAAGCTCAGCGGCTTGAAGATGTCCCTGTCCCAGGGCATCAACGAGTGCTACTGA
- a CDS encoding DUF6114 domain-containing protein, translating into MSAETSVTSGQFDRRRQQFRAWRGTRPFWAGLLVLLGGLPIMYFPYANLQIGHLTLAMATTAGAGSLIIGVLLVVLGVSLWVQKHIRVFAGVAAILLGLVSIPVANFGGFIIGFLFALIGGSMAVAWAPGVPSEPQPAQETGQAGAPDWAVPGATSAPGGTAHQSQDGTGESNDLSETSPANGANGRHSAD; encoded by the coding sequence ATGAGCGCCGAGACCTCTGTCACCTCCGGCCAGTTCGACCGCCGGAGGCAGCAGTTCCGCGCCTGGCGGGGTACGCGGCCGTTCTGGGCCGGCCTGCTCGTCCTGCTCGGTGGCCTTCCGATCATGTACTTCCCGTACGCGAACCTGCAGATCGGTCACCTCACGCTGGCGATGGCCACCACCGCGGGTGCTGGGTCTCTGATCATCGGAGTGCTGCTGGTCGTCCTGGGCGTCAGCCTCTGGGTCCAAAAGCACATCCGGGTCTTCGCCGGCGTCGCGGCGATCCTGCTGGGGTTGGTCTCCATCCCGGTCGCCAACTTCGGTGGCTTCATCATCGGCTTCCTGTTCGCGCTCATCGGTGGGTCGATGGCTGTGGCGTGGGCGCCGGGTGTTCCGTCCGAGCCGCAACCGGCACAGGAGACCGGGCAGGCGGGCGCCCCCGACTGGGCCGTCCCAGGCGCCACGTCGGCGCCCGGCGGCACGGCTCACCAGTCGCAGGACGGGACGGGCGAGTCGAACGATCTGTCAGAAACGAGCCCGGCCAACGGAGCGAACGGGAGGCACAGTGCCGACTGA
- the pyk gene encoding pyruvate kinase, protein MRRSKIVCTLGPAVDSHEQLVALIEAGMNVARFNFSHGSHAEHQGRYDRLRAAAEEAGRAVGVLADLQGPKIRLETFAEGPVELVRGDEFTITTEDVPGDKTICGTTYKGLPGDVAKGDQILINDGNVELKVTEVVGHQVRTIVIEGGVISDHKGINLPGAAVNVPALSDKDVEDLRFALRMGCDLVALSFVRDAKDIQDVHRVMDEEGRRVPVIAKVEKPQAVENMEDVVMAFDGVMVARGDLAVEYPLEKVPMVQKRLIELCRRNAKPVIVATQMMESMITNSRPTRAEASDVANAILDGADAVMLSAESSVGAYPIETVKTMSKIVAAAEQELLSKGLQPLVPGKKPRTQGGSVARAACEIADFLGGKGLVAFTQSGDTARRLCRYRAAQPIVAFTTDESTRNQLTLSWGVEPHVVPFVNSTDEMVDLVDQEMVKLGRFTEGDVVVITAGSPPGVPGTTNMVRVHHLGEGTRGN, encoded by the coding sequence ATGCGCCGTTCGAAAATCGTCTGTACTCTCGGCCCTGCGGTCGACTCCCACGAACAGCTCGTCGCGCTGATAGAGGCGGGCATGAACGTGGCCCGCTTCAACTTCAGCCACGGCTCCCACGCCGAGCACCAGGGGCGGTACGACCGCCTCCGTGCCGCCGCCGAGGAAGCCGGCCGTGCCGTCGGCGTCCTCGCCGACCTCCAGGGCCCCAAGATCCGGCTGGAGACCTTCGCCGAGGGCCCGGTGGAGCTGGTGCGCGGTGACGAGTTCACCATCACCACCGAGGACGTGCCGGGTGACAAGACGATCTGCGGCACCACCTACAAGGGCCTGCCCGGCGACGTGGCCAAGGGCGACCAGATCCTCATCAACGACGGCAACGTCGAGCTGAAGGTCACCGAGGTCGTGGGCCACCAGGTGAGGACGATCGTCATCGAGGGCGGCGTCATCTCCGACCACAAGGGCATCAACCTGCCCGGCGCGGCCGTCAACGTCCCCGCCCTGTCCGACAAGGACGTCGAGGACCTCCGCTTCGCGCTGCGCATGGGCTGCGACCTGGTCGCCCTGTCCTTCGTCCGCGACGCCAAGGACATCCAGGACGTGCACCGCGTCATGGACGAGGAGGGCCGCCGCGTCCCGGTCATCGCCAAGGTGGAGAAGCCGCAGGCGGTGGAGAACATGGAGGACGTCGTGATGGCGTTCGACGGTGTGATGGTCGCCCGCGGCGACCTGGCCGTCGAGTACCCGCTCGAGAAGGTCCCCATGGTGCAGAAGCGCCTGATCGAGCTGTGCCGGCGCAACGCCAAGCCGGTGATCGTCGCGACCCAGATGATGGAGTCGATGATCACCAACTCGCGGCCGACCCGCGCCGAGGCGTCCGACGTCGCCAACGCGATCCTGGACGGCGCCGACGCGGTCATGCTGTCGGCCGAGTCCAGCGTGGGCGCGTACCCGATCGAGACGGTCAAGACGATGTCGAAGATCGTCGCCGCGGCCGAGCAGGAGCTGCTCTCCAAGGGCCTCCAGCCGCTGGTGCCCGGCAAGAAGCCGCGCACGCAGGGCGGTTCGGTCGCCCGCGCGGCATGCGAGATCGCCGACTTCCTCGGCGGCAAGGGCCTGGTGGCCTTCACCCAGTCCGGTGACACCGCCCGCCGCCTGTGCCGCTACCGCGCCGCCCAGCCCATCGTGGCCTTCACCACCGACGAGTCCACCCGCAACCAGCTCACCCTGAGCTGGGGCGTGGAGCCGCACGTCGTGCCGTTCGTCAACAGCACCGACGAGATGGTCGACCTGGTGGACCAGGAGATGGTCAAGCTCGGCCGGTTCACCGAGGGCGACGTCGTCGTGATCACGGCCGGCTCCCCGCCCGGCGTGCCCGGCACCACCAACATGGTCCGCGTCCACCACCTGGGCGAGGGCACCCGCGGCAACTGA
- a CDS encoding acetate kinase, with amino-acid sequence MSSTHPSPAPASRVLVLNSGSSSVKYQLLDMRDERRLAAGLVERIGEQTSRLKHTPLHIGGESRERTGPIADHEAALKAVAEELAADGLGLDSPELAAIGHRVVHGGKHFTAPTVIDDTVLAEIERLIPVAPLHNPANLTGIRTARALRPDLPQVAVFDTAFHTTMPEAAARYAIDVETADAHRIRRYGFHGTSHAYVSRATAKLLGKDPSEVNVIVLHLGNGASASAVRGGRCVDTSMGLTPLEGLVMGTRSGDMDPAVIFHLMRVGGMSADEIDALLNKKSGLIGLCGDNDMREIHRRIDEGDERAQLAFDIYIHRLKKYIGAYYAVLGRVDAVAFTAGVGENAAPVREAAVAGLEELGLAVDGELNAVRADEPRLISPEYARVAVAVVPTDEELEIATQTYALVGKKS; translated from the coding sequence GTGAGCTCCACCCACCCCTCTCCCGCCCCCGCCTCCCGGGTCCTGGTCCTCAACTCCGGCTCCTCGTCGGTGAAGTACCAGCTCCTCGACATGCGCGACGAGCGCCGGCTGGCGGCGGGCCTCGTCGAGCGGATCGGCGAGCAGACCTCCCGGCTCAAGCACACCCCGCTGCACATCGGCGGCGAGAGCCGGGAGCGGACCGGTCCGATAGCCGATCACGAGGCCGCCCTGAAGGCGGTCGCCGAGGAACTGGCCGCCGACGGGCTGGGGCTGGACTCCCCCGAGCTGGCCGCCATCGGGCACCGGGTGGTGCACGGCGGGAAGCACTTCACCGCGCCCACCGTCATCGACGACACCGTCCTCGCCGAGATCGAGCGGCTCATCCCGGTCGCCCCGCTGCACAACCCGGCCAACCTCACCGGCATCCGCACCGCCCGGGCCCTGCGCCCCGACCTGCCGCAGGTCGCCGTCTTCGACACCGCCTTCCACACGACGATGCCGGAGGCGGCCGCCCGCTACGCGATCGACGTCGAGACCGCCGACGCGCACCGCATCCGCCGCTACGGCTTCCACGGCACCTCGCACGCCTATGTCTCCCGGGCCACGGCGAAGCTGCTCGGCAAGGACCCGTCCGAGGTCAACGTGATCGTGCTGCACCTGGGCAACGGGGCCTCCGCCTCCGCCGTGCGGGGCGGCAGGTGCGTGGACACCTCCATGGGGCTCACCCCCTTGGAGGGCCTGGTCATGGGTACGCGGTCCGGCGACATGGACCCGGCCGTCATCTTCCATTTGATGCGTGTCGGCGGAATGTCCGCCGACGAGATCGACGCGCTTCTCAACAAGAAGAGCGGTCTGATCGGCCTGTGCGGGGACAACGACATGCGGGAGATCCACCGCCGTATCGACGAGGGTGACGAACGGGCGCAACTCGCCTTCGACATCTACATTCACCGTCTGAAGAAGTACATCGGCGCCTATTACGCCGTACTCGGGCGGGTGGACGCGGTCGCCTTCACGGCCGGCGTCGGCGAGAACGCGGCGCCGGTGCGGGAGGCCGCCGTGGCGGGCCTGGAGGAGCTGGGCCTGGCGGTCGACGGCGAGCTGAACGCCGTACGCGCCGACGAGCCGCGGCTGATCTCGCCCGAGTACGCGCGGGTGGCGGTCGCCGTGGTGCCGACCGACGAGGAATTGGAGATCGCGACGCAGACCTACGCGCTGGTCGGAAAGAAGAGCTGA
- the pta gene encoding phosphate acetyltransferase encodes MTRSVYVTGIDRGDGRQVVELGVMELLTRQVDRVGVFRPLVHDGPDRLFELLRARYRLSQDPATVYGMDYQRASALQAEQGTDELVSALVDRFHLVARDYDVVLVLGTDFADTQLPDELSLNARLANEFGASVIPVVGGRKQAAEAVLAETRNAFRAYDGLGCDVLAMVANRVAREDRDEIAGQLADRLPVPCWVLPDEPALSAPTVAQIAHTLGAKVVLGDDAGLARDALDFVFGGAMLPNFLGALTPGCLVVTPGDRADLVVGSLAAHSAGTPPIAGVLLTLNEVPGDDILTLAARLAPGTPVLSVPGNSFPTAERLFSLEGKLNAATPRKAETALGLFERYTDTADLVRRVSAPSSGRVTPMMFEHKLLERARSDKRRVVLPEGTEERVLHAAEVLLRRGVCDLTLLGPVDQIRKKAADLGIDLGDSQLIDPATAELRDGFAERYAALRAHKGVTVELAYDVVSDVNYFGTLMVQEGLADGMVSGSVHSTAATIRPAFEIIKTRPDASIVSSVFFMCLADKVLVYGDCAVNPAPNAEQLADIAVQSATTAAQFGVEPRIAMLSYSTGTSGSGADVDKVREATEIVRARRPDLKIEGPIQYDAAVEPTVAATKLPGSEVAGQATVLVFPDLNTGNNTYKAVQRSAGAIAVGPVLQGLRKPVNDLSRGALVQDIVNTVAITAIQAQQAPAQQSPSEKASAQ; translated from the coding sequence GTGACGCGCAGCGTGTACGTGACCGGTATCGACCGCGGCGACGGCCGCCAGGTCGTCGAGCTGGGGGTCATGGAACTCCTCACCCGGCAGGTCGACCGGGTCGGCGTGTTCCGTCCCCTCGTCCATGACGGGCCCGACCGCCTCTTCGAGCTGCTGCGCGCCCGCTACCGGCTCTCCCAGGACCCGGCGACCGTCTACGGCATGGACTACCAGCGCGCCTCCGCCCTCCAGGCCGAGCAGGGCACGGACGAGCTGGTGTCGGCCCTGGTGGACCGCTTCCACCTGGTCGCCCGCGACTACGACGTGGTGCTCGTCCTCGGCACCGACTTCGCCGACACCCAGCTCCCCGACGAGCTGTCGCTCAACGCCCGGCTCGCCAACGAGTTCGGCGCCTCCGTCATCCCGGTCGTCGGCGGGCGCAAGCAGGCCGCCGAGGCGGTGCTCGCCGAGACCCGCAACGCCTTCCGCGCCTACGACGGGCTGGGCTGCGACGTCCTCGCCATGGTCGCCAACCGGGTCGCGCGCGAGGACCGGGACGAGATCGCCGGGCAGCTCGCCGACCGCCTGCCGGTACCGTGCTGGGTCCTGCCCGACGAGCCGGCCCTGTCCGCCCCGACGGTCGCGCAGATCGCCCACACCCTCGGCGCCAAGGTCGTCCTCGGCGACGACGCGGGCCTGGCCCGGGACGCGCTGGACTTCGTCTTCGGCGGCGCGATGCTGCCGAACTTCCTGGGCGCCCTGACCCCCGGCTGCCTGGTCGTCACCCCCGGCGACCGCGCCGACCTGGTCGTCGGCTCGCTCGCCGCGCACAGCGCCGGCACCCCGCCGATAGCCGGTGTGCTGCTCACCCTGAACGAGGTCCCGGGCGACGACATCCTCACCCTGGCCGCCCGCCTCGCCCCCGGCACCCCGGTGCTGTCGGTGCCCGGCAACAGCTTCCCCACCGCCGAGCGGCTGTTCTCCCTGGAGGGCAAGCTGAACGCGGCCACGCCCCGCAAGGCGGAGACCGCGCTCGGCCTGTTCGAGCGGTACACCGACACCGCCGACCTCGTCCGCCGGGTCTCCGCGCCCAGCAGCGGCCGGGTCACCCCGATGATGTTCGAGCACAAGCTGCTGGAGCGGGCCCGCTCCGACAAGCGCCGCGTCGTGCTGCCCGAGGGCACCGAGGAGCGGGTGCTGCACGCCGCCGAGGTGCTGCTGCGCCGGGGCGTGTGCGACCTGACCCTGCTCGGCCCGGTCGACCAGATCCGCAAGAAGGCCGCCGACCTCGGCATCGACCTCGGCGACTCCCAGCTCATCGACCCCGCCACCGCGGAGCTGCGCGACGGCTTCGCCGAGCGGTACGCCGCCCTGCGCGCCCACAAGGGCGTCACCGTGGAGCTGGCCTACGACGTCGTCTCCGACGTGAACTACTTCGGCACCCTGATGGTGCAGGAGGGCCTGGCCGACGGCATGGTCTCGGGCTCCGTGCACTCCACGGCCGCCACCATCCGGCCCGCCTTCGAGATCATCAAGACCCGGCCGGACGCCTCGATCGTGTCCTCCGTCTTCTTCATGTGCCTGGCCGACAAGGTGCTGGTCTACGGCGACTGCGCCGTGAACCCGGCCCCGAACGCCGAGCAGCTCGCCGACATCGCCGTCCAGTCGGCCACCACCGCCGCGCAGTTCGGCGTGGAACCGCGGATCGCGATGCTGTCGTACTCCACCGGCACCTCCGGCTCCGGAGCGGACGTGGACAAGGTGCGCGAGGCGACCGAGATCGTCCGCGCGCGCCGGCCCGACCTGAAGATCGAGGGCCCGATCCAGTACGACGCGGCCGTCGAGCCCACGGTCGCCGCTACCAAGCTGCCCGGCTCGGAGGTGGCCGGGCAGGCCACCGTGCTGGTCTTCCCCGACCTCAACACCGGCAACAACACCTACAAGGCCGTGCAGCGCTCGGCCGGCGCCATCGCCGTCGGCCCGGTCCTTCAGGGCCTGCGCAAGCCGGTCAACGACCTGTCCCGGGGCGCCCTCGTCCAGGACATCGTCAACACCGTCGCCATCACGGCGATCCAGGCCCAGCAGGCCCCCGCCCAGCAGTCCCCCAGCGAGAAGGCGTCCGCCCAGTGA
- a CDS encoding ATP-dependent 6-phosphofructokinase → MRIGVLTAGGDCPGLNAVIRSVVHRAVAQYDDEVIGFEDGYAGLLDGRYRSLDLNAVSGILARGGTILGSSRLERDRLREACENAADIARDFGIDALIPIGGEGTLTAARMLSDAGLPVVGVPKTIDNDISSTDRTFGFDTAVGVATEAMDRLKTTAESHQRVMVVEVMGRHAGWIALESGMAAGAHGICLPERPFDPADLVKMVEERFARGKKFAVICVAEGAHPAEGTMDYGKGAIDQYGHERFQGIGTALAHELERRLGKEAKPVILGHVQRGGTPTAYDRVLATRFGWHAVEAAHRGDFGKMTALRGTDVVMVPLAEAVTELKTVPTYRMDEAESVF, encoded by the coding sequence ATGCGTATCGGAGTCCTCACCGCAGGCGGCGACTGCCCCGGCCTGAACGCAGTGATCCGGTCGGTCGTGCACCGAGCGGTCGCCCAGTACGACGACGAGGTGATCGGTTTCGAGGACGGCTACGCCGGCCTGCTGGACGGCCGCTACCGCTCCCTCGACCTGAACGCGGTCAGCGGCATCCTCGCCCGCGGCGGCACCATACTCGGCTCCTCCCGCCTGGAGCGCGACCGGCTGCGCGAGGCGTGCGAGAACGCCGCCGACATCGCCCGCGACTTCGGCATCGACGCGCTGATCCCGATCGGCGGCGAGGGCACGCTGACCGCGGCCCGGATGCTGTCGGACGCGGGGCTGCCCGTGGTCGGCGTGCCCAAGACGATCGACAACGACATCTCCTCCACCGACCGCACCTTCGGCTTCGACACCGCCGTCGGCGTCGCCACGGAGGCCATGGACCGCCTGAAGACCACGGCCGAGTCGCACCAGCGGGTCATGGTCGTGGAGGTCATGGGGCGGCACGCGGGCTGGATCGCCCTGGAGTCCGGCATGGCGGCCGGCGCGCACGGCATCTGCCTGCCCGAGCGCCCCTTCGACCCCGCGGACCTGGTGAAGATGGTCGAGGAGCGCTTCGCCCGCGGCAAGAAGTTCGCGGTCATCTGCGTCGCCGAGGGCGCCCACCCCGCCGAGGGCACGATGGACTACGGCAAGGGCGCGATAGACCAGTACGGCCACGAGCGCTTCCAGGGCATCGGCACCGCCCTCGCCCATGAGCTGGAGCGCCGGCTCGGCAAGGAGGCCAAGCCGGTCATCCTCGGCCATGTGCAGCGCGGCGGCACGCCGACGGCGTACGACCGGGTCCTCGCCACGCGCTTCGGCTGGCACGCGGTGGAGGCCGCGCACCGGGGCGACTTCGGCAAGATGACCGCGCTGCGCGGCACCGATGTCGTGATGGTGCCGCTGGCGGAGGCGGTCACCGAGCTGAAGACCGTGCCGACGTACCGGATGGACGAGGCGGAGTCGGTCTTCTAG